In the Thermomicrobiales bacterium genome, ATGTGTCTGCAAGCTGGAAGAGCGGCGCAAGCGATCCCAGAGCCACGCGCGCCAGTTCAGCGACATGTCGCCGTTTCGCGATATGACGTTCGAGTCGTTCGATCCGGCGATCCGTGGAGCCCAGGAGGCGTTCGAGAGCGCCCTCGCCTTTGCTCGCCACCCACACCGCTGGCTGGTTCTTGTCGGCCCCTACGGATGCGGCAAGACTCACCTTGCGGCCGCGATCGCGAACTATGCGCTCCACGAGCTCCAGATGAATCCGGTATTCGCGGTTGTCCCGGATCTGCTGGACTATCTGCGGACAACGTTCGGGCCGGACGCGGAGGCGTCTTACGACGACCGATTCGCCGCATTCCGCGGCGCGGATCTGCTCGTCCTCGACGATCTGGGGACGGAGAACGCAACGCCGTGGGCGCGCGAGAAGCTGTTCCAGATCATCAATCACCGCTACAACGAGAATGCGCCGATGGTCGTCACGACGAACGATCTCGACCGTGTCGATCCGCGGATCCGGTCTCGACTGGTGGACTGGC is a window encoding:
- a CDS encoding ATP-binding protein — translated: MDATVGSPNFSRLLPCVCKLEERRKRSQSHARQFSDMSPFRDMTFESFDPAIRGAQEAFESALAFARHPHRWLVLVGPYGCGKTHLAAAIANYALHELQMNPVFAVVPDLLDYLRTTFGPDAEASYDDRFAAFRGADLLVLDDLGTENATPWAREKLFQIINHRYNENAPMVVTTNDLDRVDPRIRSRLVDWQLATTIYIDAPDYRDRSPRRPRSRGR